The following coding sequences lie in one Xanthomonas hortorum pv. pelargonii genomic window:
- a CDS encoding amino acid permease has translation MSSWLRRKSIDQVTVHEAGRQLVRSLSWPHLIALGIGAIVGTGIYTLIGVGADKAGPAVLLSFVAAGIVCACAALAYAEMATMMPAAGSAYTYSYTALGESIAWVVGWSLVLEYSLVVSTVAVGWSGYFVGFLQWLGVELPHALVAGPHAGGIVNLPAVVITFLVAGMLMAGTKESATLNAVLVVLKIIALGVFVAIALPAFNSANLQPFMPYGFSKAMGPDGVERGVMAAAAIIFFAFYGFDAISTAAEETKNPGRDLSIGIVGSMIGCTLIYVLVALSAVGAMSFTVFGKSPEPLALILRELGHGKAALVIGAVAIIALPTVLLAFLYGQSRIFFVMSRDGLLPRGLSKVSARTGTPVATTLFTAVLVAALAGVARLDEIAALANAGTLAAFTAVAACLLVLRVREPTRARAFRTPLAWVVGPVAILGCLYLFWSLPSTTQLWFLVWNVLGVVVYVAYGRRNSRLGKAG, from the coding sequence ATGTCGTCTTGGCTCAGGCGCAAATCCATCGATCAGGTCACCGTGCACGAGGCTGGCCGTCAGCTGGTCCGCAGCCTGAGTTGGCCGCATCTGATCGCACTCGGCATCGGCGCGATCGTGGGCACCGGCATCTATACGCTGATCGGCGTGGGTGCGGACAAGGCCGGCCCGGCGGTGCTGTTGTCGTTCGTGGCCGCCGGCATCGTGTGCGCCTGCGCGGCGCTGGCGTATGCGGAAATGGCCACGATGATGCCGGCCGCCGGCAGCGCCTACACCTACAGCTACACCGCGCTCGGCGAGAGCATCGCCTGGGTGGTGGGCTGGAGTCTGGTGCTGGAATACTCGCTGGTGGTGAGCACGGTGGCGGTAGGCTGGTCCGGCTATTTCGTCGGCTTCCTGCAATGGCTGGGGGTGGAGCTGCCGCACGCGTTGGTGGCCGGGCCGCACGCCGGCGGCATCGTCAACCTGCCGGCGGTGGTGATCACCTTCCTGGTGGCCGGCATGCTGATGGCCGGCACCAAGGAAAGCGCCACGCTCAACGCAGTGCTGGTGGTGTTGAAGATCATCGCGCTGGGCGTGTTCGTGGCGATCGCGCTGCCGGCCTTCAATAGCGCCAACCTGCAGCCGTTCATGCCCTACGGCTTCTCCAAGGCGATGGGGCCCGATGGCGTGGAGCGCGGGGTGATGGCGGCGGCGGCGATCATCTTCTTTGCGTTCTACGGGTTCGATGCGATCTCCACTGCGGCCGAAGAGACCAAGAACCCGGGCCGCGATCTGTCGATCGGCATCGTCGGTTCGATGATCGGTTGCACGCTGATCTACGTGCTGGTGGCGTTGTCTGCTGTGGGTGCGATGAGCTTCACCGTGTTCGGCAAGAGCCCGGAGCCGTTGGCGCTGATCCTGCGCGAGCTCGGCCATGGCAAGGCGGCGTTGGTGATCGGTGCGGTGGCGATCATCGCGCTGCCGACAGTGCTGCTGGCGTTTTTGTACGGGCAGAGCCGCATCTTCTTTGTGATGTCGCGCGATGGTTTGCTGCCGCGTGGCTTGTCCAAGGTCAGCGCGCGCACCGGTACGCCGGTGGCGACGACGTTGTTCACCGCGGTGCTGGTGGCGGCGTTGGCGGGCGTAGCGCGGCTGGATGAGATTGCGGCATTGGCCAATGCCGGCACGTTGGCGGCGTTTACGGCGGTGGCGGCGTGTCTGCTGGTGCTGCGTGTGCGTGAGCCGACCCGCGCGCGCGCGTTCCGTACGCCGCTGGCGTGGGTGGTGGGGCCGGTGGCGATCCTGGGCTGTCTGTATCTGTTCTGGAGTTTGCCGAGTACGACGCAGCTGTGGTTCCTGGTCTGGAACGTACTGGGTGTGGTGGTGTATGTGGCGTATGGGCGGCGGAATAGTCGCTTGGGGAAGGCGGGTTAG
- a CDS encoding GH92 family glycosyl hydrolase: MLFAVASYRSLLRSPATPRWRRAAAGLCLLGMALSAPLAAQDPAQVNTFIGSKDDGNTYPGASAPFGLVQVSPIGAHYAGWRYDDPSIRGFGHSFLSGAGCWEQGGQVSVLPVTGSIGPGGDFDTKDAKAFDQTRYAARYTHDGEIGQAGYYKVRLTDYGGIDAEATALTRAAAERYTFAPGADTGHVLVNLGQANDRHVVIGSQVQVIGDRVVEGKLTTQSFCGGHEYTTWFRLEFDRSFTAHGVWGEDGGVPDARHSMGGELKPNGAWLSFPLGKGKDARAVTVVSAISHVDAEGARNNLRADGRQGGKLLGLEQMRQRAQQAWRKQLASLQLDGASADDRTVAYTALYHALLQPLTGSDADGRYRGYDDAIHRADGWTYYEYFSLWDTYRSQNQLLALLQPARARDIGRSLLAIHQQGGWLPRWGYANYDTNIMTGDPVTPFLVDLWRFGALQGNEAEAYAALRQNAFEQPPTNSRHSGRSGNASYLANGFVQYDRAFPSKGMDVDPHHGGSATLEYALADCALAQMAQALGHPDDSAQLRQRGGNWHRVWDASVRDADTGFSGFPRPRLEDGSWYAPSDDHYSPRSQHGFHEGTAWQYQWLLQQDIPGMLQAMHGSEQAGKRLDAFFAYDDLLKDPLTAARTHWVVGPYSYYNQYRYNPNNEPDLHAPWMYTLIGQPWKTATVVRTAQQLFTNAPNGVTGNDDLGTMSAWYLFSALGLYPAVPGSGEFLLHAPRFKRATLDLGNGKRLRIDAPGADGRALQYVEGVRFNGTPQRQVFLDWAQLQQGGTLSFALTKQAPTQGWGTQADALPISFCATPAAAQ, translated from the coding sequence ATGCTCTTTGCCGTTGCGTCGTATCGCTCTTTGTTGCGTTCCCCAGCAACGCCGCGCTGGCGCCGCGCCGCCGCCGGCCTGTGCCTGCTCGGCATGGCGCTGTCCGCCCCGCTGGCCGCGCAGGACCCGGCGCAGGTCAATACCTTCATCGGCAGCAAGGACGACGGCAACACCTACCCCGGTGCGTCGGCCCCGTTCGGGCTGGTGCAGGTCAGCCCGATCGGCGCGCATTACGCCGGCTGGCGCTACGACGACCCGAGCATCCGCGGCTTCGGCCATTCGTTCCTGTCCGGGGCCGGTTGCTGGGAGCAGGGCGGCCAGGTTTCGGTGTTGCCGGTCACCGGTAGCATCGGCCCCGGCGGCGACTTCGATACCAAAGATGCCAAGGCCTTCGACCAGACGCGCTACGCCGCCCGCTACACGCATGATGGCGAGATCGGCCAGGCCGGCTACTACAAGGTGCGCCTGACCGACTACGGCGGCATCGACGCCGAAGCCACCGCGCTCACCCGCGCCGCCGCCGAGCGCTACACCTTCGCCCCCGGCGCCGACACCGGCCATGTGCTGGTCAACCTGGGCCAGGCCAACGACCGCCATGTGGTGATCGGCAGCCAGGTGCAAGTGATCGGCGACCGCGTGGTCGAAGGCAAACTGACCACGCAAAGCTTCTGCGGCGGCCACGAATACACCACCTGGTTCCGGCTGGAATTCGACCGCTCGTTCACCGCCCACGGGGTCTGGGGCGAAGACGGCGGCGTGCCCGATGCGCGCCACAGCATGGGCGGCGAACTCAAACCCAACGGCGCCTGGCTCAGCTTCCCGCTGGGCAAGGGCAAGGACGCACGTGCGGTGACCGTGGTCAGCGCCATCTCGCACGTGGACGCCGAAGGTGCACGCAACAACCTGCGCGCCGACGGCAGGCAGGGCGGCAAGCTGCTAGGCCTGGAGCAGATGCGCCAACGCGCGCAACAGGCCTGGCGCAAGCAACTGGCCAGCCTGCAGCTGGACGGCGCCAGCGCCGACGACCGCACCGTGGCCTACACCGCGCTGTATCACGCCCTGCTGCAGCCGCTGACCGGCAGCGACGCCGATGGCCGTTATCGTGGCTATGACGATGCCATTCACCGCGCCGATGGCTGGACCTACTACGAATATTTCTCGCTGTGGGACACCTACCGCTCGCAGAACCAGTTGCTGGCCCTGCTGCAACCGGCGCGTGCGCGCGATATCGGCCGCTCGCTGCTGGCCATCCACCAGCAAGGCGGCTGGTTACCGCGCTGGGGCTACGCCAATTACGACACCAACATCATGACCGGCGACCCGGTCACCCCGTTCCTGGTCGACCTGTGGCGCTTCGGCGCGCTGCAGGGCAACGAGGCCGAGGCGTATGCAGCGCTGCGCCAGAACGCCTTCGAACAACCGCCGACCAACTCGCGCCACTCCGGCCGCTCCGGCAATGCCAGTTACCTGGCCAACGGCTTCGTGCAGTACGACCGCGCCTTCCCCTCCAAGGGCATGGACGTGGACCCGCACCACGGCGGCTCGGCCACGCTGGAATACGCACTGGCCGACTGCGCGCTGGCGCAGATGGCGCAAGCGCTCGGCCACCCCGACGACAGCGCGCAACTGCGCCAACGCGGCGGCAACTGGCACCGCGTGTGGGACGCCAGCGTGCGCGATGCCGACACCGGCTTCAGCGGGTTTCCACGTCCCCGCCTGGAAGACGGCAGCTGGTACGCGCCCTCGGACGATCACTACAGCCCGCGCTCGCAGCACGGCTTCCACGAAGGCACCGCCTGGCAATATCAGTGGCTGCTGCAGCAGGACATCCCCGGCATGCTGCAGGCCATGCATGGCAGCGAACAGGCCGGCAAACGCCTGGACGCCTTCTTCGCCTACGACGACTTGCTCAAAGACCCGCTCACTGCTGCGCGTACGCACTGGGTAGTCGGCCCCTACAGCTACTACAACCAGTACCGCTACAACCCCAACAACGAACCCGACCTGCACGCCCCGTGGATGTACACGCTGATCGGCCAGCCGTGGAAGACCGCCACCGTGGTGCGCACCGCGCAGCAGTTGTTCACCAACGCCCCCAACGGCGTCACCGGCAACGACGATCTGGGCACGATGTCGGCCTGGTATCTGTTCAGCGCCCTGGGCCTGTATCCGGCGGTGCCGGGCAGCGGCGAGTTCCTGCTGCACGCCCCGCGCTTCAAGCGCGCGACGCTGGACCTGGGCAACGGCAAGCGCCTGCGCATCGACGCCCCCGGCGCGGATGGCCGCGCGCTGCAATATGTGGAGGGCGTGCGTTTCAACGGCACACCGCAGCGCCAGGTGTTCCTGGACTGGGCCCAACTGCAGCAGGGCGGCACGCTGTCGTTCGCGCTCACCAAGCAGGCGCCGACCCAAGGCTGGGGCACGCAAGCGGATGCATTACCAATCTCGTTCTGTGCCACGCCTGCAGCCGCGCAGTAA